Proteins from a single region of Equus asinus isolate D_3611 breed Donkey chromosome 17, EquAss-T2T_v2, whole genome shotgun sequence:
- the LOC106822141 gene encoding olfactory receptor 9I1-like: MAESGTVVTNFVLIGFQLREELQMGLFFVFLVLYLITVVGNLGMIVLIQSDLHLKTPMYFFLSHRSLLDTCYSSVIVPQLLETLGTDKMVISYECCAAQFFFFTLCASSECFLLAVMAYDHYVAVRNPLLYATTMTPQTYRGLVSGAYAGAMVNSTIHTGCTFSISFCKSNHLDFLLCDFPPLLKLACSETRPREQVVYLLAFLVITTSITVILISYLFIIWDILKIRTASGKAKTFSTCASHMTAVALFLGTLMFMYLKGNMGKSLKEDKIVSVFYTMVIPMLNPVIYSLRNKEMKEALKKVLNRMKVFQVE, from the coding sequence ATGGCAGAGAGTGGCACTGTGGTGACAAATTTTGTTCTGATAGGGTTTCAACTGCGGGAAGAGCTGCAGATGGGTCTCTTCTTTGTGTTTCTGGTCCTTTATCTCATCACCGTGGTGGGTAACTTGGGCATGATAGTGCTGATTCAGAGTGACCTTCACCTCAAgactcccatgtacttcttcctcagccACCGTTCCCTCCTGGACACTTGTTACTCCTCTGTTATTGTCCCTCAGTTGCTTGAGACTTTGGGTACTGATAAGATGGTCATCTCCTATGAGTGCTGTGCTGCTCAGTTCTTCTTTTTCACACTCTGTGCTAGCTCTGAGTGTTTCCTTTTggctgtgatggcctatgaccactATGTGGCTGTGCGTAATCCTCTCCTCTATGCCACCACCATGACACCACAAACCTACAGGGGCCTAGTGTCTGGGGCATATGCTGGTGCTATGGTCAATTCCACAATCCACACTGGGTGTACCTTCTCAATCTCCTTCTGTAAGTCCAACCACTTAGACTTCTTATTATGTGACTTCCCACCTTTGCTGAAGCTTGCCTGTAGTGAGACCAGGCCACGGGAACAAGTGGTCTACCTCTTAGCTTTCTTGGTCATTACAACCAGCATTACAGTGATTCTCATATCCTACCTGTTCATCATTTGGGATATTCTGAAGATTCGTACAGCAAGTGGAAAAGCCAAGACTTTCTCCACCTGTGCTTCTCACATGACTGCAGTGGCTCTTTTTTTGGGGACACTTATGTTCATGTACTTGAAAGGTAATATGGGAAAATCCCTCAAGGAAGACAAGATTGTGTCAGTATTTTACACTATGGTCATCCCTATGCTGAACCCAGTGatctacagcctgagaaacaaagaaatgaaggagGCTCTGAAGAAAGTTCTCAACAGGATGAAGGTTTTTCAAGTAGAGTAA